The Henckelia pumila isolate YLH828 chromosome 2, ASM3356847v2, whole genome shotgun sequence genome includes a window with the following:
- the LOC140877134 gene encoding uncharacterized protein — MGDFVDCIGFESCVDLKSDVETPKLHGGGVCLRRRRSEAAEKEYPPPMQHGAWVMRKYYTSDGRLIIKEEKTERGECFQAHRCNGRLVLNMVPIDDDVSDQPPPGDEEESCEEALDDGDGIDGGDDGIEE; from the coding sequence ATGGGCGATTTTGTTGATTGCATTGGGTTCGAGAGCTGCGTCGATCTCAAATCCGATGTAGAAACCCCAAAGCTGCACGGCGGAGGTGTGTGCCTCCGTCGACGGAGGAGCGAGGCGGCGGAGAAGGAGTACCCGCCGCCGATGCAGCACGGGGCGTGGGTGATGAGGAAGTATTATACGAGTGATGGGAGGTTGATAATCAAAGAAGAGAAAACCGAGCGCGGCGAGTGTTTCCAGGCTCATCGGTGCAATGGTCGTCTCGTACTGAATATGGTCCCCATCGACGACGACGTTTCCGACCAGCCACCGCCTGGTGACGAGGAGGAGAGCTGCGAAGAGGCCTTGGATGATGGAGACGGGATCGACGGTGGAGACGATGGGATCGAGGAATGA
- the LOC140878308 gene encoding protein FAR1-RELATED SEQUENCE 5-like produces MENEAETHNQEGQNLNSIVVVSSDENETDINKDVDPAASSEQNMIPASEDDNTYSVDITGSLIGLTRKTIDEMYQLYSNHARDIGFSVRKSTTRYCNNQKVVIEKYFLCSCSGTKKIEDSNPDNLSGGSVGKIGKRSCLTQTGCKALLRVKLNDECLYEVVSHVMIHNHAFTRIEWSHHHRSERRISNVKGKAIEDMISSGMRATDSYRYMVHEAGGEENVGHTLMDHMNFVNHWKMNAIEGGDAHKVIEMLQQEDAKDNDFFFRVKLDDDGRLCNVFWRDSMMKEDYDIFGDVMVESFQWLFEVFKKSMGGKCPVSLFTDQDQAISNAIEKVFPETRHRLCLWHLHQNAVSRFAKLRSQNSFKDAFKKCLSGCVDENEFESCWSSMISDYKLENHPWFNCLYGLKEKWCTALSKDLFSAGILSFQRSESTNHAIGFSAKKNTSLTDFFGIFKEMLKNWRNKEQKDEFQCSRSIPESALPLTGMLKHASEVYTLTLFRDFEAEFLKSISSSSTLILVEDRMMVYNVSSHDNDGLSHRVIFDCLSNLITCSCKKFEECGFLCYHCLRVFHINSIVSIPESYIKKRWTKFAKSEIWDKFNSTVGRSEKFRDCIPWGHEMARKYYNLVLQCQENKEARMIVEEGYNRDSVAINALMSSLTITEQSDTSIHSNSSHIVQDPTHSVTKGRSQRIKGHFQKSKKKKIDASNSIQAKEFGSKTPNIHLLY; encoded by the exons ATGGAGAATGAAGCTGAAACTCATAATCAAGAag gtcaaaatttaaattctatTGTCGTTGTTTCTAGCGATGAAAATGAGACAGACATAAATAAAG ATGTTGATCCGGCAGCTAGTAGTGAACAAAATATGATTCCAGCCAGTGAAG ATGACAATACATATTCTGTTGATATAACTGGTTCTCTGATTGGTTTGACGAGAAAAACAATTGATGAAATGTATCAATTGTATTCTAACCATGCAAGGGACATTGGTTTTAGTGTTCGTAAATCAACCACGAGGTACTGTAACAATCAAAAAGTTGTaatagagaaatattttctctgctcttgttctGGAACGAAGAAAATAGAAGATTCAAATCCAGATAACTTAAGTGGTGGATCAGTGGGAAAGATAGGAAAAAGATCTTGTCTGACACAAACAGGATGTAAAGCTTTATTGAGAGTTAAATTGAATGACGAATGCCTTTATGAAGTTGTATCCCATGTGATGATACATAATCATGCATTCACTAGGATAGAATGGAGTCATCATCATCGATCAGAAAGGAGAATTTCAAATGTGAAGGGTAAAGCTATTGAAGATATGATATCTTCTGGGATGAGAGCTACTGATTCTTATCGTTATATGGTACATGAAGCTGGTGGAGAGGAAAACGTTGGTCATACTTTGATGGATCACATGAATTTTGTGAACCATTGGAAAATGAATGCAATAGAAGGAGGGGATGCACATAAAGTAATTGAAATGTTACAACAAGAAGATGCTAAAGATAATGACTTTTTTTTCAGAGTCAAATTAGATGATGATGGGAGATTGTGTAATGTATTTTGGAGGGACTCGATGATGAAAGAGGATTATGACATATTTGGTGATGTAATG GTCGAATCATTTCAATGGCTCTTTGAAGTTTTTAAGAAATCGATGGGCGGGAAATGTCCTGTCAGTTTGTTCACCGACCAAGATCAAGCAATTTCAAATGCAATAGAAAAG GTTTTTCCGGAAACAAGACATAGGCTATGTCTTTGGCACCTTCATCAAAATGCTGTAAGTAGGTTTGCAAAGTTGAGAAGTCAAAATTCTTTTAAAGATGCATTTAAGAAATGCTTGTCAGGTTGTGTTGATGAAAATGAATTTGAAAGCTGTTGGAGTTCTATGATTTCAGACTACAAACTAGAGAATCATCCTTGGTTTAATTGTTTGTATGGATTAAAGGAAAAATGGTGCACTGCATTGAGCAAGGATTTATTCTCTGCTGGAATTCTGTCTTTCCAAAGAAGTGAAAGCACTAACCATGCCATTGGATTCAGTGCAAAGAAAAACACAAGCTTGACTGacttttttggaattttcaaggAAATGTTAAAGAATTGGAGGAACAAAGAACAAAAAGATGAATTCCAATGTTCAAGATCAATACCTGAATCTGCCTTACCATTGACTGGGATGTTGAAGCATGCTTCTGAGGTATACACATTGACACTTTTTAGAGATTTTGAGGctgaatttttaaaatcaatCTCTAGTTCTTCTACTCTTATTCTAGTTGAAGACAGAATGATGGTTTATAATGTTTCATCACACGATAATGACGGGCTATCTCATCGTGTCATATTTGATTGTTTGAGTAATCTAATCACGTGCTCTTGCAAGAAATTTGAAGAGTGTGGCTTCTTGTGCTATCATTGCTTAAGGGTCTTTCATATAAATTCGATAGTTTCCATACCAGAGTCTTATATTAAGAAAAGATGGACAAAGTTTGCTAAATCAGAAATTTGGGACAAGTTCAATAGTACAGTTGGGAGGTCAGAGAAGTTTAGGGATTGCATCCCTTGGGGTCATGAAATGGCACGCAAGTATTATAATTTGGTGTTGCAATGTCAAGAAAATAAGGAGGCTCGGATGATTGTTGAAGAAGGATACAACAGAGATTCTGTAGCTATTAATGCTCTGATGAGTTCATTGACTATTACAGAGCAGTCAGATACTTCCATTCATTCAAATTCTTCTCATATTGTTCAAGATCCTACTCATTCTGTTACAAAAGGAAGAAGTCAAAGGATAAAAGGACACTTTCAGAAAAGCAAGAAGAAGAAAATTGATGCATCAAATTCAATTCAAGCAAAGGAATTTGGTTCCAAGACTCCAAATATTCATTTATTATATTGA